The following coding sequences lie in one Pelobacter seleniigenes DSM 18267 genomic window:
- a CDS encoding SagB/ThcOx family dehydrogenase, with amino-acid sequence MDKRQIKKHRDFLKDSLRRTIDFRRTDQNRGVSVPSLQKPIEKDQQLIELPGAEAWEKFRGTDLLDAIINRQSLRRFAAQELTLAELAFLLWMSQGIKKELSPGSAQRTVPSAGCRHPFETYLLVTRVAGLTAGVYRYLPLEHALVQETTDPDLMGKITPATLGQTFIAAAPVVFAWTVLPYRTEWRYHTSAHKVILLDAGHVCQNLYLACEAIGCGTCAVAAYHQELMDQLLGIDGKDEFTVYLAPVGKR; translated from the coding sequence ATGGATAAAAGACAGATCAAAAAGCATCGGGATTTTCTCAAGGACTCGTTACGCCGCACCATCGATTTCCGGCGCACGGATCAAAACCGCGGGGTGTCGGTTCCATCCCTGCAGAAACCTATTGAAAAAGATCAACAGTTGATTGAGCTGCCCGGCGCGGAAGCCTGGGAAAAATTCCGCGGCACCGACTTGCTCGATGCCATTATCAACCGCCAGAGCCTGCGACGGTTCGCGGCGCAGGAATTGACCTTGGCGGAATTGGCCTTCCTGCTCTGGATGAGCCAGGGCATCAAAAAGGAGCTGAGCCCGGGAAGCGCCCAGCGCACCGTGCCATCGGCCGGCTGTCGGCACCCTTTTGAAACCTATCTGCTGGTGACCCGGGTCGCAGGGTTGACAGCCGGGGTTTATCGCTATCTGCCGCTGGAACATGCACTGGTTCAGGAAACGACCGATCCAGATCTGATGGGAAAAATCACCCCGGCAACACTGGGGCAAACCTTTATCGCCGCAGCCCCGGTGGTGTTTGCCTGGACCGTGCTCCCCTATCGCACGGAATGGCGTTATCATACCTCGGCCCACAAAGTTATTCTGCTTGATGCCGGCCATGTCTGCCAGAACCTCTACCTGGCTTGCGAAGCGATCGGCTGCGGAACCTGTGCGGTGGCGGCGTATCATCAGGAGTTGATGGACCAACTGCTGGGCATCGACGGCAAGGACGAATTTACCGTCTACCTGGCCCCGGTCGGTAAACGCTGA